The following proteins are co-located in the Chryseobacterium daecheongense genome:
- a CDS encoding cellulase family glycosylhydrolase — protein sequence MKRTILISALLLSQFGTSQLLKTNGQKIVNDKGENIQLKGLGLGGWMLQEGYMLKTADFAGPQYKIKQKISELIGEDGMKEFYKAYWKNGITKQDIDLLAKAGFNSIRLPMHYNLYTLPIEQEPVKGQNTWLEEGFKMTDDLLKWCADNKMYLILDLHALPGGQGNDVNISDNDKSKPSLWESEENQKKTIAFWKKLAERYKDEPWIGGYDLINEPNINFTGKNPNGTDEMSNAPLWKFQKEITEAIREVDKKHIIILEGNGWGNNYNGLTPLWDNNLVFSFHKYWNNNDDATIKGILDLREKHNIPIWLGETGENSNVWFTELIQLMNKHNIGYAFWPMKKIDNTAGIANVKITPEYQKLLDYWKNGGEKPSKEFATKALMKIADNYKFSNVEIKRDVIDAMFRQVTDDSTKPFKNHQAPGRIFATEYDLGRMGSAYLDKDFINLWVSDPAKRSEWNAGHQMRNDGVDIYLCNDKVTNAYYVGKTEKGEWLQYTINSKADKAYTFDIRYAAGNDSKLRIEDAAGKQLAVVSLTSTGGKNQWKTSSVKNVNLKKGENKIRIIFENDGVDVNYFEVK from the coding sequence ATGAAACGAACCATCCTAATATCCGCACTTTTATTGTCTCAATTTGGGACATCACAATTATTGAAAACAAACGGTCAAAAAATAGTTAATGACAAAGGTGAGAATATCCAGCTAAAAGGCTTAGGCTTGGGAGGATGGATGCTGCAGGAAGGATACATGCTGAAAACAGCAGATTTCGCTGGTCCCCAGTATAAAATCAAGCAAAAGATTTCTGAATTGATCGGTGAAGATGGGATGAAAGAATTTTATAAAGCATACTGGAAAAACGGAATAACCAAACAGGATATTGATCTGCTTGCAAAAGCAGGCTTTAATTCTATAAGGCTTCCGATGCATTATAACCTGTACACATTGCCAATTGAACAAGAGCCCGTAAAAGGACAAAATACATGGCTTGAAGAGGGCTTTAAAATGACGGATGATCTTCTGAAATGGTGCGCTGACAACAAAATGTATCTGATTCTTGACCTTCACGCTCTTCCCGGAGGCCAGGGAAATGATGTAAACATATCAGACAACGATAAATCTAAACCGTCACTTTGGGAAAGTGAAGAAAATCAGAAAAAAACCATTGCATTCTGGAAAAAGCTGGCAGAACGTTATAAAGATGAACCATGGATAGGTGGTTATGACCTCATCAATGAGCCTAACATTAATTTCACAGGAAAAAATCCCAACGGAACAGATGAAATGTCAAATGCACCATTATGGAAATTCCAGAAAGAAATTACAGAAGCCATCCGTGAAGTGGACAAAAAACACATCATTATTCTGGAAGGAAACGGATGGGGAAACAACTATAACGGCCTGACTCCTCTTTGGGATAATAACCTGGTCTTCAGCTTCCATAAATATTGGAACAACAATGACGACGCAACCATAAAAGGAATTCTGGATTTAAGAGAAAAGCATAATATTCCGATATGGTTGGGAGAAACAGGTGAAAATTCTAATGTATGGTTTACAGAACTGATCCAGCTGATGAATAAACACAATATTGGCTATGCTTTCTGGCCAATGAAAAAGATCGATAATACGGCAGGAATTGCCAATGTAAAAATTACACCCGAGTATCAGAAACTGTTGGACTATTGGAAAAACGGAGGTGAAAAACCTTCAAAAGAATTTGCAACAAAAGCTTTAATGAAAATAGCAGATAATTATAAATTCAGTAATGTTGAAATAAAAAGAGACGTTATCGATGCTATGTTCAGACAGGTAACCGATGACTCTACAAAACCATTTAAAAATCATCAGGCACCGGGAAGAATCTTTGCTACCGAATATGATTTGGGCAGAATGGGTTCAGCATATCTGGATAAAGACTTCATCAATCTGTGGGTTAGTGATCCTGCCAAAAGATCTGAATGGAATGCAGGTCACCAGATGAGAAATGACGGAGTGGATATTTATTTGTGTAATGACAAAGTAACTAATGCGTATTATGTAGGAAAAACCGAAAAAGGAGAATGGTTGCAATACACAATTAACAGTAAAGCAGACAAAGCATATACCTTTGATATAAGATATGCCGCTGGTAATGATTCGAAATTGAGAATTGAAGACGCCGCAGGAAAACAGCTTGCAGTTGTTTCACTGACATCAACAGGAGGAAAAAATCAATGGAAAACTAGTTCAGTGAAGAACGTTAATCTTAAAAAAGGGGAAAACAAGATCAGAATCATTTTTGAAAATGACGGCGTTGATGTTAATTATTTTGAAGTAAAATAA
- the bla-A gene encoding CGA/CIA family class A beta-lactamase — protein sequence MKKAGFLFLLISTFTFAQHTALEQKINSIINDKKATVGVSVLEMENQSLYSKSGDKKLPMQSVFKFHIAATVLNFVDKGKLSLHQKILVKKSDLLEDTWSPLREKYPNGNIEIPLSEIIDFTVAQSDNNGCDILLRLIGGTDTVQKFMDTKGIKNFQIRFNEDEMHKDWDAQYQNYSSTNSIVQVLKKFYKGQLLSRKSTDYLMKVMLGTKTGTNKLIEQLPKNTPVAHKTGSSGKNKDGLTGAENDMGIVTLPNGKHYAIAVFVSNSMETEAVNCKIISDISKAVWDDFSK from the coding sequence ATGAAAAAAGCAGGATTTCTCTTTCTCTTGATTTCTACATTTACTTTTGCCCAGCATACAGCCCTGGAACAAAAAATAAATTCTATCATCAATGACAAAAAAGCCACTGTAGGAGTTTCTGTACTGGAAATGGAAAATCAATCACTTTACAGCAAAAGCGGAGATAAAAAGCTTCCCATGCAAAGTGTCTTCAAATTTCATATTGCTGCCACTGTTCTCAATTTTGTAGATAAAGGAAAACTGTCGTTACATCAGAAGATTTTAGTTAAAAAATCAGATCTTCTTGAGGATACATGGTCGCCACTTAGAGAAAAATATCCCAATGGTAATATTGAAATTCCTTTAAGTGAAATTATAGACTTCACCGTTGCGCAGAGTGATAATAATGGGTGCGATATTCTTTTAAGGTTAATTGGCGGAACGGATACAGTTCAAAAATTTATGGATACCAAAGGAATAAAAAATTTTCAGATCCGCTTTAACGAAGATGAAATGCATAAAGACTGGGATGCACAATATCAAAATTACAGTTCAACAAACTCCATCGTACAGGTTTTGAAAAAGTTTTATAAGGGACAGTTACTTTCCAGAAAATCCACAGATTACCTGATGAAGGTAATGCTAGGCACCAAAACAGGAACAAACAAACTGATTGAGCAGCTTCCTAAAAACACACCTGTGGCTCATAAAACAGGCTCTTCAGGTAAAAATAAAGATGGGCTTACCGGTGCTGAAAACGACATGGGAATTGTAACCCTTCCGAATGGAAAACATTATGCCATAGCTGTATTTGTAAGCAATTCTATGGAAACAGAAGCTGTAAACTGTAAAATCATTTCAGATATTTCAAAAGCAGTTTGGGATGATTTTAGTAAGTAA
- a CDS encoding 3-hydroxybutyryl-CoA dehydrogenase, whose protein sequence is MKNVVVIGAGTMGNGIAHTFAQSGFKVNLVDVSQDALDRGVKTITTNLDRIIAKGNLTEEQKAETLGNITTFTELKEAVGTADLIVEAATENQDLKLKIFGQMDEFAPENCILATNTSSISITKIAAATKRADKVIGMHFMNPVPIMKLVEIIKGYSTSKETFDIIYDMSKTLGKVPVEVNDYPGFVANRILMPMINESIETLYNGVAGVEEIDTVMKLGMAHPMGPLQLADFIGLDVCLAILNVMYDGFKNPKYAPNPLLVNMVMAGKLGVKSGEGFYDYSESKKAEKVSKMFSK, encoded by the coding sequence ATCAAAAACGTTGTAGTTATCGGAGCTGGAACCATGGGAAATGGTATTGCACATACTTTTGCGCAAAGCGGATTTAAAGTAAATCTTGTAGATGTTTCTCAGGATGCTTTAGACAGAGGAGTAAAAACCATTACCACCAACCTCGACAGAATAATTGCAAAGGGCAACCTTACAGAGGAGCAAAAAGCAGAAACTTTAGGAAATATCACCACTTTTACAGAGTTAAAAGAAGCTGTGGGAACCGCTGATTTAATCGTAGAAGCAGCTACTGAAAATCAGGATCTGAAACTGAAAATCTTCGGACAGATGGATGAGTTTGCTCCGGAAAACTGTATTCTTGCAACCAACACTTCTTCTATCTCCATTACAAAGATAGCCGCTGCAACTAAGAGAGCTGATAAGGTGATCGGTATGCACTTTATGAATCCTGTTCCAATTATGAAACTGGTTGAAATCATTAAAGGATACTCTACTTCCAAAGAGACTTTTGATATCATCTATGATATGAGTAAAACGTTAGGAAAAGTGCCTGTGGAAGTAAATGATTACCCTGGTTTCGTTGCTAACAGAATTTTAATGCCTATGATCAATGAGTCTATTGAAACATTATATAACGGTGTTGCAGGTGTTGAAGAAATTGATACGGTAATGAAACTTGGAATGGCTCATCCAATGGGACCTCTTCAGCTGGCTGATTTCATTGGTCTTGATGTTTGTCTTGCTATTCTTAATGTGATGTATGACGGATTTAAAAATCCAAAATATGCCCCGAATCCTCTATTGGTAAATATGGTAATGGCAGGAAAACTGGGAGTAAAATCAGGAGAAGGTTTTTATGACTACTCCGAAAGTAAAAAAGCTGAAAAAGTTTCAAAAATGTTCTCGAAATAA
- a CDS encoding META domain-containing protein, with product MKNLFLSISAAVILASCGTMSSASASKVGKSQPSLVNTKWTLADNVKGKVPTLNIEGEKINGNAGCNNYFGTVKLDASTGNFSAGQMGSTKMACDNMNVEQNFMDMMGKANKYVISGTTLELYKDNLLLLKFNKSE from the coding sequence ATGAAAAATCTTTTTTTAAGTATAAGTGCAGCCGTGATTTTGGCGTCGTGCGGAACTATGTCAAGCGCATCTGCTTCAAAAGTAGGAAAATCTCAGCCTTCATTGGTCAATACAAAATGGACTTTAGCGGATAATGTAAAAGGGAAAGTTCCTACATTGAATATCGAGGGAGAAAAGATCAATGGAAATGCCGGATGTAATAACTATTTTGGTACGGTAAAGCTTGATGCTTCTACAGGTAATTTTTCAGCAGGGCAAATGGGTTCTACAAAAATGGCCTGTGATAATATGAATGTGGAGCAGAACTTCATGGATATGATGGGAAAAGCAAACAAGTACGTAATTTCAGGAACAACTTTGGAATTGTATAAGGACAATCTTTTATTATTGAAATTTAATAAATCAGAATAA
- the pheT gene encoding phenylalanine--tRNA ligase subunit beta gives MKISNNWLRDYIKTELKTERIGEFLTDIGLEVEGIDKFESVKGSLEGIVVGKVLTCEKHPNADKLKKTTVDVGNGKVLNIVCGAPNVEAGQTVPVAVVGTKIYDKTGNFFEIKEAKIRGEVSQGMICAEDELGLSEDHGGIMVLDEAQYEVGKNFADYFELATDEVIEIGLTPNRTDAMSHYGVARDLYAFLSTNQQKAQFEKVASEPLNNEGAHNFTLEVEDAELCPRYIGAVIEDVKVAESPAWLKNRLKAIGLSPINNIVDITNYILHGFGQPLHAFDADKIADKKVKVGTVKKGTKFTTLDGVERTLNGSEVMIKDGKDKPMCIAGVFGGANSGVSNETKTIFLESAYFNPVAVRKGAKLHGLNTDASFRFERGVDPNLTRTAITHAIKMIQEIAEGKLVGELLEEYPKKIEDSYVIIRFSKIEQILGTKIHREKVKEILKALEIKVLNEIQNGLEISVPAYRADVTREIDVIEEILRIYGYNKIDAPQKISFTPVKLSANDQDELENNWARTLQSLGFNEVMNNSLTSVKDETDAVKLLNPLSGDLAFMRKSLLEGLLQNSIYNINRKNQDIKFFEFGKIYHKRAQYEERKQLAILVSGREVAENWLQPKSATDFYNLKAYVKVLLERLAIDYKEVALSDNRFSDAIAYEADGKVLVRIGKVAPELLKDFDIDQDCFYAEIELELAQQLRSGNELKFRDIPKFNKIRRDLALLIDKNITYQELYQTAKKNKSPFIKNINLFDVYEGKNLPEGKKSYAMSFELLNEAKTLEEKEISEVMDSLIKSFQKEFNAELRS, from the coding sequence ATGAAAATATCAAATAACTGGCTGAGAGATTACATAAAAACGGAATTGAAAACTGAAAGAATCGGTGAGTTCCTTACAGATATTGGTCTTGAAGTTGAAGGTATAGATAAATTTGAAAGTGTAAAAGGAAGCCTGGAAGGAATTGTAGTAGGTAAGGTCTTAACCTGCGAAAAACATCCGAATGCTGACAAACTTAAGAAAACAACTGTAGATGTAGGAAACGGAAAGGTGCTTAACATCGTTTGTGGTGCTCCTAATGTGGAGGCCGGACAAACTGTTCCAGTTGCAGTGGTGGGAACAAAAATCTACGATAAGACCGGAAACTTTTTTGAAATTAAAGAAGCAAAGATCAGAGGTGAAGTTTCACAAGGAATGATCTGCGCAGAAGATGAGCTAGGCCTTAGTGAGGATCATGGAGGAATCATGGTTCTTGACGAAGCACAATATGAAGTAGGAAAGAATTTTGCAGATTATTTTGAATTGGCAACTGATGAGGTAATTGAAATTGGTTTAACGCCTAACAGGACCGATGCTATGTCGCACTACGGTGTAGCAAGGGATCTTTATGCTTTTCTTTCAACCAATCAGCAAAAAGCCCAGTTTGAAAAGGTAGCTTCGGAACCATTAAATAATGAAGGTGCTCATAACTTTACTTTAGAAGTAGAAGATGCTGAATTATGCCCTAGATATATAGGAGCTGTTATTGAAGATGTAAAAGTAGCAGAATCTCCGGCATGGTTGAAAAACAGATTGAAAGCAATCGGTTTAAGCCCGATCAACAATATCGTGGATATTACCAATTATATTCTTCACGGATTCGGACAACCGCTCCATGCTTTTGATGCAGACAAAATTGCTGATAAAAAAGTAAAAGTAGGGACCGTAAAAAAAGGAACAAAATTTACGACTTTGGATGGTGTGGAAAGAACTTTAAACGGTTCTGAAGTCATGATCAAAGACGGAAAAGATAAACCGATGTGTATTGCCGGTGTTTTTGGTGGTGCCAATTCCGGAGTTTCTAATGAGACAAAAACAATCTTTTTGGAAAGTGCTTATTTTAATCCGGTAGCGGTAAGAAAAGGAGCTAAACTTCATGGATTGAACACGGATGCATCATTCAGGTTTGAAAGAGGAGTGGATCCTAACCTTACAAGAACAGCTATTACCCACGCTATCAAAATGATCCAGGAAATTGCAGAAGGAAAACTGGTTGGAGAGTTGCTGGAAGAATATCCAAAGAAAATTGAAGACAGCTATGTTATCATAAGGTTCTCTAAAATAGAACAGATTCTTGGAACTAAAATTCACAGAGAAAAAGTAAAAGAGATTTTAAAAGCTCTTGAAATTAAAGTTTTGAACGAAATTCAAAATGGTTTGGAAATTTCTGTTCCGGCTTACAGAGCTGATGTGACGAGGGAAATTGATGTTATCGAAGAGATTTTAAGGATCTACGGATATAATAAGATTGATGCTCCACAAAAGATATCATTTACACCTGTAAAGCTAAGCGCTAATGATCAGGATGAATTGGAAAACAATTGGGCAAGAACTTTACAAAGTTTAGGTTTTAATGAAGTAATGAACAACTCACTTACTTCTGTAAAAGATGAAACGGATGCTGTGAAACTTCTGAATCCTTTGAGTGGTGATTTGGCTTTCATGAGAAAATCCTTGTTGGAAGGGCTTCTTCAAAATTCCATCTATAATATTAACAGAAAGAACCAGGATATTAAATTCTTTGAGTTTGGAAAGATTTATCACAAAAGAGCTCAATATGAGGAAAGAAAACAGCTGGCTATTCTTGTTTCAGGAAGAGAGGTTGCTGAAAACTGGTTACAGCCGAAATCAGCAACGGATTTCTACAACCTGAAAGCTTATGTGAAAGTATTGCTGGAAAGATTGGCAATCGATTATAAAGAAGTTGCTTTGTCCGATAACAGATTCTCGGATGCAATTGCTTATGAAGCTGATGGAAAAGTATTGGTAAGAATTGGAAAAGTGGCTCCGGAATTATTGAAAGATTTCGATATTGACCAGGACTGTTTCTATGCCGAAATTGAACTTGAATTGGCCCAACAATTACGATCTGGGAATGAATTGAAATTCAGGGATATTCCTAAATTCAATAAAATCAGAAGAGATCTGGCATTGCTGATCGATAAGAATATAACATATCAGGAGCTGTATCAGACAGCCAAAAAGAATAAATCTCCTTTCATTAAAAACATCAATCTGTTTGATGTATACGAAGGAAAAAACCTTCCGGAAGGAAAGAAATCCTATGCGATGAGTTTTGAGTTATTAAATGAGGCAAAAACTCTTGAGGAAAAAGAAATTTCCGAAGTAATGGATTCTTTGATTAAATCTTTCCAGAAAGAATTCAACGCAGAATTAAGATCATAA
- the dnaN gene encoding DNA polymerase III subunit beta, protein MKFIISSGELQKALQTVSGVISSSQSRPILENYLFELNETQVTITASDGETTLVTSLEVKSDDSGKFAVPAKIFQDFIKTYGEQPLTFSVKDNAEGTGSQLEILDEKDNFAVALDNADDYPELPEFDASQSVTMSAGILSEALTNTLFATSNDSLRPVMTGVLFQFGENETNFVSTDSHRLVVYKRMDLMNVEPMEFIMPKKPLNIFKNILASSNEDVTIDFNENMAKFTFGKHIWICRLIDGKYPNYTAVIPKENPNVLTINRNLLLGAIKRASIMSNKSTNQVRFKLSANILHLHAEDTEYANKADMQIPCDYNGEDINIGFSSKFLTEMLTILGSDDITMKMSQPNRPGIIEPLDGLEENENILMLSMPVIGL, encoded by the coding sequence ATGAAATTTATTATTTCAAGTGGTGAATTGCAGAAGGCTTTGCAAACTGTAAGTGGCGTAATATCAAGCTCTCAATCGAGACCGATCTTAGAAAACTATCTTTTCGAATTAAACGAAACCCAGGTTACCATTACAGCATCTGATGGCGAAACAACTCTTGTAACTTCTTTGGAAGTAAAGTCTGATGATTCGGGTAAATTTGCTGTTCCTGCTAAAATTTTTCAAGATTTTATCAAAACATATGGTGAACAACCGCTTACATTTTCTGTAAAGGATAATGCTGAGGGAACGGGTAGCCAGCTGGAAATTTTGGATGAAAAGGATAATTTCGCAGTAGCATTGGATAATGCGGATGATTATCCGGAGCTTCCTGAATTTGATGCTTCACAAAGTGTGACTATGTCCGCAGGTATTTTATCTGAAGCACTTACCAATACTCTTTTTGCAACAAGTAATGATTCTCTTCGTCCGGTAATGACAGGAGTTTTATTCCAGTTCGGGGAAAATGAGACGAATTTTGTTTCTACAGATTCTCACAGACTGGTTGTTTACAAAAGAATGGACCTGATGAACGTAGAACCTATGGAGTTCATCATGCCTAAAAAACCTTTAAATATTTTCAAAAATATATTGGCAAGTTCCAACGAAGACGTTACTATCGATTTCAATGAGAACATGGCTAAATTTACTTTTGGTAAACATATCTGGATCTGTAGACTGATTGACGGAAAATATCCTAACTATACTGCGGTTATTCCAAAAGAAAATCCGAATGTATTAACAATCAACAGAAACCTGCTATTAGGTGCGATCAAAAGAGCATCGATCATGTCTAATAAATCAACCAATCAGGTAAGATTTAAATTATCTGCCAACATCCTTCACCTTCACGCAGAAGATACGGAATATGCAAACAAAGCAGATATGCAGATCCCTTGTGATTATAACGGAGAAGATATCAACATCGGGTTTAGCTCTAAGTTTTTAACAGAAATGTTGACTATTCTTGGTTCTGACGATATCACAATGAAAATGTCTCAGCCAAACAGACCGGGAATCATTGAACCTCTTGACGGTCTTGAAGAAAACGAAAATATCTTAATGTTATCAATGCCGGTAATCGGACTATAA
- a CDS encoding diacylglycerol kinase family protein, producing the protein MRKPPIHTSFRNAFRGLFLMIKTERNFQIECIALLINIFLIFYLQLSKFDTALVLIVSFGVLSTEILNTAIERICDIIQPEFDKRIGFIKDISAGAVILMAIVSLIVGILVYPKYLFS; encoded by the coding sequence ATGCGTAAACCTCCTATTCATACAAGTTTCCGGAATGCTTTTCGAGGTCTTTTTTTAATGATAAAAACAGAAAGAAATTTTCAGATCGAGTGTATTGCTCTGCTGATCAACATTTTCCTTATTTTTTATTTACAGTTATCAAAATTCGATACTGCCCTCGTTCTCATCGTTTCTTTTGGGGTTTTAAGTACGGAAATTCTTAACACTGCCATTGAAAGGATCTGCGATATCATTCAGCCTGAATTTGACAAAAGAATAGGCTTTATTAAAGATATTTCAGCAGGTGCTGTAATTCTTATGGCTATTGTATCCTTAATTGTAGGGATATTGGTTTATCCGAAGTATCTATTCAGCTAG
- a CDS encoding gamma-glutamylcyclotransferase, with protein MPYLFSYGTLQKEQVQTQTFGRLLKGDKDVLIGYTLKMLEITDPEVLRKSNQKYHPILTFTGHVEDQVEGMLFEITDDEILLADAYEVDDYKRIETIFKSGRKGFIYVAR; from the coding sequence ATGCCTTATTTATTTTCATACGGAACTTTACAGAAAGAGCAGGTACAGACCCAAACCTTTGGAAGGCTGCTCAAAGGTGATAAAGATGTTCTCATAGGTTATACATTAAAAATGCTTGAGATTACAGATCCGGAAGTTCTGAGAAAAAGTAACCAGAAATACCATCCTATTTTAACGTTTACAGGTCATGTCGAAGACCAGGTAGAAGGGATGCTTTTTGAGATTACAGACGATGAAATTCTGTTGGCTGATGCGTACGAAGTGGACGATTATAAAAGAATCGAAACGATTTTTAAATCCGGAAGGAAGGGCTTTATTTATGTCGCAAGATAA
- a CDS encoding GDSL-type esterase/lipase family protein, translating to MKRMIYALFFGDSITYGEYDGVFGGWVDILKRYALQKFHEGHNELIVYNLGIGGETTEGLIKRIPHELAARNSADGNVVFIAYGANDLAIKNGSKMVAPEDFTANIEEAIRIAKQFTTDIYLVSILPFSKDVDGIEVASGKLRTNDEVLTYNSILKGMTEKHSLTYIDFYSALVDDKEVLLSQDGVHPNEKGYGLMAEIAIPTIEKYL from the coding sequence ATGAAAAGAATGATTTATGCGCTGTTCTTTGGGGACAGTATTACATATGGTGAATATGACGGAGTATTTGGTGGATGGGTGGATATTTTAAAAAGATATGCATTACAGAAATTCCATGAAGGTCACAATGAATTGATTGTTTATAATTTAGGAATCGGAGGAGAAACAACGGAAGGTCTGATAAAGAGGATACCCCATGAGCTGGCTGCAAGGAATTCCGCAGATGGGAATGTTGTTTTTATTGCCTATGGGGCAAATGACCTAGCTATTAAAAACGGAAGTAAAATGGTAGCGCCTGAGGATTTTACAGCTAATATTGAGGAGGCCATCAGAATTGCAAAACAATTTACTACAGATATATATCTGGTGAGCATTCTTCCTTTTTCTAAAGATGTAGATGGAATTGAAGTTGCTTCCGGAAAGCTGAGAACCAATGATGAGGTCCTTACTTACAATAGTATTCTGAAAGGCATGACAGAAAAGCATTCTTTAACCTATATTGATTTTTATTCTGCATTGGTAGACGATAAAGAAGTTCTTCTTTCCCAGGACGGCGTACATCCTAATGAAAAAGGCTATGGACTGATGGCCGAAATTGCAATTCCAACCATTGAAAAATATTTATAA
- a CDS encoding ribonuclease inhibitor, with translation MELSTSNNNNKKMIVINGGHFFDLAGFYEEVSEVLMKNADWKVGTLDGFDDILYGGFGVFEPHEEIELIWKKSGKSGHDLGFEATREFYERKIKQGKPFNIEMIREKLNELIAQKGQTLFDILVEIIESHQNIKLILD, from the coding sequence ATGGAGTTGAGTACTTCAAATAACAATAATAAAAAAATGATCGTCATTAATGGCGGTCATTTTTTTGATCTGGCGGGCTTCTATGAAGAAGTTTCAGAAGTACTGATGAAAAATGCTGACTGGAAAGTCGGAACTTTGGATGGTTTTGATGATATCCTGTATGGGGGATTTGGAGTTTTTGAACCGCATGAAGAAATTGAATTGATCTGGAAGAAATCTGGAAAATCCGGACATGATTTGGGTTTCGAGGCCACCCGCGAGTTTTATGAGAGAAAAATAAAGCAGGGAAAACCTTTTAATATAGAAATGATCAGAGAAAAACTGAACGAGCTGATAGCACAAAAGGGACAAACTTTATTTGATATTCTCGTAGAAATTATTGAATCACATCAAAATATTAAGCTAATTTTGGATTGA